The following DNA comes from Tautonia marina.
CAACCTTCGCTTCGTCGAGAGGCCCGTAAATCCGTCCATCATCACAGAGAGCAGCCGGTGCATGGTCGCAGATTCCAAGGCACTCCGCGAATTCGACGGTCAAAGCTCCGTCCGAGGTCGTCTGACCCGAGCCCTCCACGCCGGCCGCCCGACAGGCGACGCCGAGCAATTCGTCCCCCCCGCGGAGCATGCACGAAATGGATCGGCAAATCCAGAGGCGCTTTTCTCCGATCGGCGCCTGAGGAAAGAAACCGTAGAAGCTCATCGTGTCATGAACATCCGACGGTTGGAGTTCAAGAATCTCCGCGATTTCCTCCATCGCCCGGTACGGAACGCACCGCAGATGATCGTGAACGATGTGGAGCGCGGGGAGCGTGACCGCCCGCTTGTCAGGATACCGAGGGATGTACGCGCGGATTTTTTCCCGGATCGACTCGTTGAGCAACGGGGCGGTGCTGGGACTCTCGGCAGCGGGCATCGGCGTCTTGGTCCTTCTTCGACAAGGGCGAAGGGCGAGGGCGTAGAGTAAGGATCCCGAAAATTCCTCAGCGATCCAGTTCCGCGGCAATGATACTCAGGCTTCCCAGAATCGCCACCACGTCGGCGATCAAGTGATCTTTGATCAGGTGCGGGAAGACGGCAAAGTGGATGAACGACGGCGGGCGGGTTCGGGTTCGCCAGGCAACCTGCGAGCCATCGGCCACGAGATAGTAACCGAGTTCGCCATTGGGACTCTCGACCGCCGCGTAAACCTCGTCGCGAGGACTGTCAGGCCCTCGATTGGGCATGATCAGCTCGAAGTGCTGAATCAGACCTTCCATGCTGTTGTACGCGGTCCCCTTATCGGGCAGTGGGAACTTCTCGGAGATCGGCACGTTCGCAGGACCGCTCGGCAGGTTCTTCACCGCCTGTCGAATGATCTCAAGCGATTGAACCATTTCTTCCATGCGGACCTGGAAGCGGGCGTAGCAGTCCCCTTCCGTGGCGTAAGGGACCTGGAACTTGAAATCCGGATACGCGAGGTAGGGTTCATCCTTGCGCAGGTCGTAGGTGACCCCACTGGCCCGGGCGATCGGCCCACTGCAGGAGAGGTTGATGGCCATCTCCTTGGTCAGGACACCCACGCCCCGCATGCGCTCCAGGAAAATCCGGTTCCGGAAGAGGAGCTTTTCCATGTCCTTGAGCACCTTGGGAGTCTGCTGGAGGACTCGCTCAATGCGCTGAAGGACCTTGTCGTCGAAATCGTAGAGCACTCCACCGACCCGGGTATATCCCGGATGGAACCGGTAGCCCGACATCTGCTCATAGATGTCGTAGATCAGCTCGCGGAGGTTGAAGGCGAAGAGAAACGCCGTGAAGGCACCAAGGTCGAGTGCGGCCGCCCCGGTGCAAAGCAGGTGATCGCTGATCCGGGACAATTCACCGATGATCACGCGGATGTACTTGCACCGCGGTGTGAGTTCGATGTCCAGCAGTTTCTCGACCGCGTGATGCCAGGCCACCTCGTTCATCGGGGGGCTGATGTAATTCTTGCGGTCGGCCACCGTCACGTACTGGTTGAACGTGAGGTGTTCACCCAGTTTCTCAAAGCCCGAATGCAGGTAACCAATGTGAGGCGTGGCTTTGACGATGCGCTCGCCATCGAGCTCCAGAACCAGGCGCAGGGTCGTATGGGTGGCCGGGTGTTGCGGGCCGAAGTTGAGCGTCCAGTGATATTCTTGCTCGCCCGTCCCGACGTTCGCGTCGAGGTCGTCTTCGAGCAGATTGACCGGCATTGCTGGACCTCGCGGGTAAGGTAGAAAGCTGGACGGAGCCGGGATCAAAACGCCCGGTCAAGCAGTCGTCAAGGGGGGAGGATGGTGTCTCAAGCGATCGCAACCCGCAGCAGCGGGAGCGAGCGAAACTCAGGACTGTTCTCGGGTGATCTTCGGGAAGTTATGGCGTTCCCCGCGACCACGAAGCGGGTAATCTTTCCGCAACGGGTAGGAGGTAAACTCATCGGGCATCAAGATCCGGCGGAGGTCAGGATGACCCTCGAACCGAATCCCGTACATATCAAACACCTCACGCTCCATCCAGTCAGCCCCTCCCCAGAGAGACATGACCGAAGGAAGGGTGGGGTCGGGGTCATCAACGCCAACCTTGATGATGATCCGCTCCGACGTCTCCTGCTTGAGCAAGACGTAATGGACTTCGAAGCGAGCCCCTTCCTTCCGATCGGGATACCCGAGGTAGTCGGTGCCACCCAGTTCGGAGAGAAAGGTATAACCGGCGTCGTTCTTCAAGAACGAAAGAACCTCGATGAGAGCCGAGTGATCGACGAGCACCCGCAGATTGTCCCGAAACGTCGACGATCGGATCACGGACGCACCGAATCGCTCGGATAATTGGTCGACGATCGGATGCGAGGTCACCGGGGTCTCAGCGCTCATCAACGGCTCCGAAAGTTCAGGCAATCATGCTCGCGGTCGATCGAGCAAGACGACGCGGAAGGTTAGCGGGTTTCGTCGATCCCAAGCAAGGCATCGCCACCCGGAGATTTGTAGCCGAAACGTCCCTCATCACCTCGCTCGGTGGCAGTGGCGAGGCCCGCGGGAAGGTTGCGCTTCTCGGCGAGCATCTTCTCGCGTTCGGCGAGTTCAGGAAGACCGGTGCCGAAGACCGAGCCACCCGCCTGAATTTTGGCCTGCATATCCATCAAAGCCCTGAGGATCTGCTCGGGCCGGGGCGGGCAGCCGGGGATGTAGACGTCGATCGGGATGAAGCGATCGACCCCTTGTACAACGGCGTAAGTGTCGAAGATGCCTCCGGTGCTGGCACAGGCCCCCATGCTGATTGACCACTTCGGCTCGGGCATCTGCAGCCAGATCCGTTGCAAGACCGGCAGCATTTTCATGGCGACTCGACCGGCGACGATCAGCAGGTCGCACTGTCGGGGGCTGAACCGCATCACCTCAGCGCCGAAGCGGGAGATGTCGAAGCGGCTGGCACCGACGGCCATCAACTCAATTCCGCAGCAGGCGGTAGCGAAGGGCATGGGCCAGAGGCTGTACTTCCTGGCCGCGCTGACGACCGAATCAACCGTCGTCATGATGACGTTTTCAGGAACCTCGATTCCGCCCTTGGTTGCCGGCAATCCTGCCGCAGGACGATTGGTCAGAACCGGGCGGGACGAGGCCGGGACGGAACCGCCGGTGTTCTGGTTCATCGCCATTCGTAGACCCCCTTCTTCCAGGTGTATGCGAATCCGGCGACCAGAATTCCGAGGAACGCCAGAACGCCGAAGAAGGCCATTGTCCTCAATTCCAGTGGCACACCGAACGACGCCCCGAGGGCGGTCGAGGTCTCGTCACGGTGCCACTGGCCAACGGCCCAGGGGTAAAGGAGCAGCAGTTCCACGTCGAAGATGAGGAACTCGATCGCCACGAGATAATAGCGAATGTCAAACCGTTGCCGAGCATCGCCGATCGGGTCCATCCCCGATTCATAGGGCATTTGCTTGACTCGGTTCGACTGCGTCTTGCGGCGACCGGGGCTTAGCAGGTAGCTCATGGTGAGCATGCCCACGGCCACGGAAATCCCCACGAGGATCATCAAAAAGATCGGTGTGAATTCCAGGCCCACACGTCCGCTCCCATTACATCGGGTGATCGTCAAGTCGAAGCGACCGGCGCCCGATTGTGAACAGTTTCACAAGAGGTTTGAAAAAAAAGCTCGGTCAGGCCAATCCTCGGACGAGGAACGTCCAAGCAGCGTGACCGAACAATTGGTCAAGCCGAGGTCGGAAACGATCGGAGATTCTCCAAAACGTTCCTCGACGCTCGGCATGATTGTAAGGTTCGAGGTTCGCCCGTCAAGACGCCAGCGACCGCTCAGTTCGAGTCAGGGCGAACGATTCCGACCGCAACAGCCTGTCGGTTGATGGCACGCGACCATTGGGCGAGGTCTTCGTAAGAGCGAACGGTCCGTGGGAAACCGTCACCGGAGGTACGATCGGGCTGCCCGGAAATCCGGGGCGCGGCACCCTCTTGACCTGTTCGAGGAGCCTGGGAGTCTCGACGACTTGTCGGGGACATGCCTAGACTGATCCGTCGGCTCAAATCCTGATACTGGCGCCGAAGTTCGGCCTTTCGCTCGGGATCGGTTTCTCGCATCGCCTGGAAGTAGAGTTCCTGCCGGGCCTCTTGCATGCGGGCGAATTGTTCGTCGGCTTCGGCGTTGGGCCGATAGACGCGACCAAATTCCGCATCGTAGCGACGGTAGACGTCGTTGGACGGAGAGAGCAAGTCGAGGTCCGCACTGAAACGTGACGTCGAGGGAAGCGGGTAGGTCGGGTTGGTGAACGAGGCATCCCAGGGAACCCCGATTCCGGGAACGCTTCCCATGCCGGGAGGGGTCACCACCCGGGCTCGCCCCGGCCCGAACTGCGTGGCCATCGGAATGGTGGAGGAGCGATACGAGGCTCGGTACGGATCAAACGGGTCGCCGTTGAACTGGGCCTTCAGAGAAGGAGCCAGCCCGAACACCGCCACCAGGAGGAAGCCTCCCGCGGAAAGCCGTCCCGTGTATGCTCGAAAGGCGCCTCGCATGGCGATAATCCTTGATAGACTGCCAGCAATGGAGAGAAGCAGGAGTGACGTCGATCCGTCGATCGGCCTGCAACTCGCGATCCGTTTTCGCGCACTCTCCTAAATCTTAGCATCGAGGCCCAATGAACGTCAGAAAATTCCCGGTAACGCTCCTGTGAGAAGCGGTCATCCGAGCACGACCAGATTATCCCGATGGATCACTTCCTCGTAGTCGGTTCGTCCCTGAAGTTCCTGAATCTGATCGGTGCGGAGTCCCCGGATGGCTCGCGTTTCTTCGAGCGAGTAGTTGCAGAGTCCACGCGCAAATTCGTGGCCTCGGAGATCCCTGATCCCGACCACATCCCCTTTGCGAAACTGCCCTTCCAGCTCGACAATCCCGATCGCCAGCAGGCTGCCTCGACCCGATTCGAGGGCAAGCCGTGCCCCGTCATCCACGATCAAGTAGCCTCGTGGGCGAGCGGTCAGACCAATCCAGCGGCGTCGGGCCTGCTGAGTGGCCCCGGACGCGGGGATGAGGGTTCCGATGGGACGACCATTCAGCACCTGTCGGATCGCGTCCGAGCGCAATCCCGAGGTGATAATGACGGATCCGCCGGCTCGGGCCACGAGCCGAGCGGATTCAAGCTTACTTTTCATCCCCCCTGACCCCAGCTGGCTGCGTCCCGGTCCCACGTGCTGTTCAATGGCCTCGTTGAGATCGTGAATGACCCGGATCGGCGTGTTCTCGATCGACGACGTCAGCGACTCGGCCTGCGAGGGGTCGCAGCGGAGCAGACCATCGACCACGCTCAGGATGACGAGTAACGGCGCCGAGAGCAGATTGGTCACGAGGGCGGCGAGGAAATCGTTATCACCGAACCGAATCTCGTCGACACTCACTGTGTCATTTTCGTTGATAATCGGGATCGAGCCGTATTCGAACAGTGTCAGCAAGGTATTCCGGACATTCAGATAGCGAACGCGATCGTCAAAATCCGATCGGGTCAACAGCAGTTGAGCCGCGCTGAAGCCATGTTTCCGGAACGCCTCATCGTACGCTCGGATCAGATGCGCCTGTCCCGAGGCCGCGGCCGCCTGCAAGTGTCGAAGGTCGGTCGGTCGCCTGGCCAGCCCCAGGCGACCAATCCCGGCACCGACGGCTCCCGAACTGACGATCGCAACGCGTTTGCCGGATTGAACGACTTCGGCGATCTGGTCCGAAAGACTGGCGATCCGTTGTTCGTCCAGTCTGCCATCAGGCGCAGCGAGAACACTGGTGCCGACCTTGATGACCCAGATCGGCGACGAGTGTGCAAGGTCTTCCCGGACCAGGTCCCGCTCCATCCTCATCTCTCCGTCTGGAGCATGCCGAAGCAGAAGACGATCCGGCAGGATTGGCCGAGTCGAAAGCGTCTCCCGCAATTGAGTCTCTCCAGGTGCCCGATTATAATGAAGTTCGCTTCAAGGCCCAGGGCACTCGAAGTCGATGCAAACGTTCCTTCCCCCCCAGGAGAGAACCGTTTGCTCGCCGGATCTCTCGAACGGCCAAACAGGGCTCTCTCCCCCGTAGGACCGGCAGGACTTTCGCGACCATGGGTGAACTTCATCACGAATGCGGCGTGGCCGCCATTGCTCACCTCGATCAGGAGCACGGCCCGCCGGTCGCGCAAACACCTCGCTCTCCGGAGCACGCGGCCCGCTTGATTCCTCGGATGCTGCTCGACATGCAGAATCGAGGACAGCTCGCGGCCGGGATGACCAGCTACCACCCGCGCCGTGACGCCATCCTGGAAACCTACAAACAGCTCGGCACCGTTGCCGAGGCGTTCCGTCTCAATCATCGCGCGAAGTTCGAGTCGATCATGCGCGGGATGGACGGACCGGCGGCCATCGGTCATGTCCGATATGCCACCTGCGGCGGCGATCAGCGGAGCCTGGCCCAGCCGTTCGAACGCGCTCACGGTCGCAAATCGAAGTGGTTCGCCGTGGCCTTCAATGGTCAGCTCACCAACTTCCAGGAGTTGAAGGAGGAGCTGCTCGCTCAGGGAGACTATCACCTGAAGCGGGACACGGACACCGAGATCCTGATGCACTCGATCAGTTACGAGTTGCAGAACGAAGGCCCCGAGATTGATTGGGTCGGGGTGTTCACCCGCCTCTCA
Coding sequences within:
- a CDS encoding NADH-quinone oxidoreductase subunit B — translated: MTTVDSVVSAARKYSLWPMPFATACCGIELMAVGASRFDISRFGAEVMRFSPRQCDLLIVAGRVAMKMLPVLQRIWLQMPEPKWSISMGACASTGGIFDTYAVVQGVDRFIPIDVYIPGCPPRPEQILRALMDMQAKIQAGGSVFGTGLPELAEREKMLAEKRNLPAGLATATERGDEGRFGYKSPGGDALLGIDETR
- the proB gene encoding glutamate 5-kinase, producing the protein MERDLVREDLAHSSPIWVIKVGTSVLAAPDGRLDEQRIASLSDQIAEVVQSGKRVAIVSSGAVGAGIGRLGLARRPTDLRHLQAAAASGQAHLIRAYDEAFRKHGFSAAQLLLTRSDFDDRVRYLNVRNTLLTLFEYGSIPIINENDTVSVDEIRFGDNDFLAALVTNLLSAPLLVILSVVDGLLRCDPSQAESLTSSIENTPIRVIHDLNEAIEQHVGPGRSQLGSGGMKSKLESARLVARAGGSVIITSGLRSDAIRQVLNGRPIGTLIPASGATQQARRRWIGLTARPRGYLIVDDGARLALESGRGSLLAIGIVELEGQFRKGDVVGIRDLRGHEFARGLCNYSLEETRAIRGLRTDQIQELQGRTDYEEVIHRDNLVVLG
- a CDS encoding NADH-quinone oxidoreductase subunit A, which produces MGLEFTPIFLMILVGISVAVGMLTMSYLLSPGRRKTQSNRVKQMPYESGMDPIGDARQRFDIRYYLVAIEFLIFDVELLLLYPWAVGQWHRDETSTALGASFGVPLELRTMAFFGVLAFLGILVAGFAYTWKKGVYEWR
- a CDS encoding NADH-quinone oxidoreductase subunit NuoE family protein; translation: MPAAESPSTAPLLNESIREKIRAYIPRYPDKRAVTLPALHIVHDHLRCVPYRAMEEIAEILELQPSDVHDTMSFYGFFPQAPIGEKRLWICRSISCMLRGGDELLGVACRAAGVEGSGQTTSDGALTVEFAECLGICDHAPAALCDDGRIYGPLDEAKVAEMIQDVRDSSRAPATEG
- the nuoD gene encoding NADH dehydrogenase (quinone) subunit D, translating into MPVNLLEDDLDANVGTGEQEYHWTLNFGPQHPATHTTLRLVLELDGERIVKATPHIGYLHSGFEKLGEHLTFNQYVTVADRKNYISPPMNEVAWHHAVEKLLDIELTPRCKYIRVIIGELSRISDHLLCTGAAALDLGAFTAFLFAFNLRELIYDIYEQMSGYRFHPGYTRVGGVLYDFDDKVLQRIERVLQQTPKVLKDMEKLLFRNRIFLERMRGVGVLTKEMAINLSCSGPIARASGVTYDLRKDEPYLAYPDFKFQVPYATEGDCYARFQVRMEEMVQSLEIIRQAVKNLPSGPANVPISEKFPLPDKGTAYNSMEGLIQHFELIMPNRGPDSPRDEVYAAVESPNGELGYYLVADGSQVAWRTRTRPPSFIHFAVFPHLIKDHLIADVVAILGSLSIIAAELDR
- a CDS encoding NADH-quinone oxidoreductase subunit C yields the protein MSAETPVTSHPIVDQLSERFGASVIRSSTFRDNLRVLVDHSALIEVLSFLKNDAGYTFLSELGGTDYLGYPDRKEGARFEVHYVLLKQETSERIIIKVGVDDPDPTLPSVMSLWGGADWMEREVFDMYGIRFEGHPDLRRILMPDEFTSYPLRKDYPLRGRGERHNFPKITREQS